The Haloterrigena turkmenica DSM 5511 genome includes the window GTCAAGGATCTCCTGACGTTTGTCGACCAGATCCACCTCGGAGCCGTCCGAGCGCTCGTACGAGATATCACTGTACGTCGACGGCCCCTCGACCTGATGGGCTTCCGGACCGGGTTCCTGGCCGATGTACGTGATGTTCGGATGCGTCCCGATGTCTTCGAGCAGCTTGAACTTCGAACTCGGGTTGCCGGCGAACTCCCGGAGCCGAGCGTTGGCGTCGTCTTCTTCGCCGTCTCCGAGTCGCAGTTCCGTCAGCACCTCCTCGCTCTCGAGGTCGACGTACTGTTCGAGCGCATTGAGGGACTCGAGGATCGTCTCTTCGCCCTCGAGGATGCTGTTGTTCTCCTCGTCGCCGGATTCGAGCCCCTCGCTGGCGAGACCGATCGCCTTCATGATGCTGACCACTTCAGCATCGAGCTCGAGTTCCTCGTTCTCGAGCGCGGTCTGGAGGTCGTCGCCCTCGCTGAGCTGCTCGTTGATCGTCGACGGGTCCGGCACGCCGCCTTTAATCTCGATGATCGCGCGGCTTTTGCTCGGGTGCTCGCCGTGCTGATACGCGTCGCTGCGCTCGTCTTTGACGTTGCCGAACTGGATCGCGTTCGGCGGACAGGCGCGCTCACAGGCGGTCGTCCCGACTCTGTCCTCGCCCTGTCGGCCGTCCTGCATCGACGGACACATCGTACACTTGCTCATCGTCCCGCGGGGTGAGCGACTGTCGACCCACCGTTCGGTGCCGTTTTCGTACTCGGCGTGGGTAATCTCTTTGGGGTCTTCACCGTTCTCCCCGCTGATCTCCTCGTGGGCCACGTCGGGTTCGTCCCACTGGAAGTAGTTGACGCCGTAGGGACAGGCGACCTGACAGTAGCGACAGCCGATACAGACGTCGTAGTCGGTCAGCACCAGACCGTCCTTGTCGCGGGTGTGACGGGCCGTGGTCGGACACACCTTCTCACAGGGGGCGTCCGTACAGTGCTGACACGGCCGAACGAGCATATTGTGGTCGCTCGTTCCGCCGACGATGTTGTCGGGCGCCGGAGAGCCGCCGGACGTGAGCTCGTCCTCGAAGGCCATGACGTACATCCAGTTGACGCCCTGGTCCAGATCGTTCTCGCTGGCACAGGCCTCCATACAGGAGAGACAGCCGTCACAGCGCTCGAGGTCGATAGTCATCCCCCACTGGAGATCCTCGTTCTGCTCGGCCTGGGAGCCGCCACCGTGGCCTTTCTCGGCGAGCGAGGGTTGGCCGTCGACGGTGCTACCGAACGCACCCATGCCGACGGCGGCCGCGCCGACCCCCATTTTCTTCATGACGTCGCGGCGACTCTCCTCGCTGTCGCCGTCGAACGCAGAGAGCATGCGGGAGACGGTCCCCTTGGCTTCCTCCTGGGCCGCTTCGAAGGCCTCCTGGGTGGGACGCTGGTCCTCGCCGAACTCCTCCATCACGTCGTCGTGATACATCTCGTGGAACTCGGCTTCGGAGAGCTCGCCCTTCGTGACCCGCATCGCGTCCTGGGCCATCTGCATACCGAGATCCGTATCGTACTCGGTATCGTCGAGCATCTCCTCGAGCTCGCCCTCCCACTCCTGACCGAGCGGGTGGAATGATTCGTCGTCCGTGCTCATGCTGTTAGAACACCTCTGGACGAGAATCCGTACGATGCAAAGCGATTACACGCCGACACGCACGTCAATATGGTCATATATGGATCCTCTACACCGGACTCACAACTAGACGACGTTGAAATATAGAGCCGATTTCCATCGCGTGAGAATCGACGCGAATATGTTCGTGAGTATAATACGCGACTTAATAGCTGTTACTTGTGCTGGCCTGCATTCCGAATCGGGTAGTAGTATAGACGGCTGATATGACGGGTGTCGAAATCCCTCGAAAACTCCGCAAGAGTTTCTCGAGTCGGATCGAGTTCGTCGCAGCTCGCAGTCGGGATACCGGCCGGGATATGGACTCCCGAACCTGTTCGCGCCAGCCCTCACGGGCCTCCGTCCCGTCGAGACGACCGTATGACCGATACCGATCAACTGGCGACGCGGACGGAACGCCGACGCCTCGACGACCTCGAGGAGACCCCCCACGCTCACGTGTTCGACGGCGAGCCGCGGACGGTTCGACTCGAACTCGCCGCCGGCGAGGGGGTGCCGGCGCATCGACATCCCGAACGGACCATCGTCTGCCACGTCCTTAAGGGAACTCTCGAGATACGACTCGGTGACGAGGAGTACGTGCTCG containing:
- a CDS encoding cupin domain-containing protein; its protein translation is MTDTDQLATRTERRRLDDLEETPHAHVFDGEPRTVRLELAAGEGVPAHRHPERTIVCHVLKGTLEIRLGDEEYVLEAGELLKFDGRQEIAPEARTDATALLVLAPRADD
- a CDS encoding 4Fe-4S ferredoxin N-terminal domain-containing protein — encoded protein: MSTDDESFHPLGQEWEGELEEMLDDTEYDTDLGMQMAQDAMRVTKGELSEAEFHEMYHDDVMEEFGEDQRPTQEAFEAAQEEAKGTVSRMLSAFDGDSEESRRDVMKKMGVGAAAVGMGAFGSTVDGQPSLAEKGHGGGSQAEQNEDLQWGMTIDLERCDGCLSCMEACASENDLDQGVNWMYVMAFEDELTSGGSPAPDNIVGGTSDHNMLVRPCQHCTDAPCEKVCPTTARHTRDKDGLVLTDYDVCIGCRYCQVACPYGVNYFQWDEPDVAHEEISGENGEDPKEITHAEYENGTERWVDSRSPRGTMSKCTMCPSMQDGRQGEDRVGTTACERACPPNAIQFGNVKDERSDAYQHGEHPSKSRAIIEIKGGVPDPSTINEQLSEGDDLQTALENEELELDAEVVSIMKAIGLASEGLESGDEENNSILEGEETILESLNALEQYVDLESEEVLTELRLGDGEEDDANARLREFAGNPSSKFKLLEDIGTHPNITYIGQEPGPEAHQVEGPSTYSDISYERSDGSEVDLVDKRQEILDEGTVGDVGWSL